The sequence below is a genomic window from Litorihabitans aurantiacus.
CACCCCCACCCCCTCCCCCCAAGGGGACGGCGACCCCGGGGGATAGCGCCTTTCACACACAGAGCTCGGAGGTCCTGCCGATGGACCGCAAGGCCGTGCTCGAGGAGACGCTGGACCTGCTCATGAGCGGGCTGCGAGACGAGGCGAAGGGGCCTGCACGGGCTCCTCTCGCTGCTCAAATCCGCGCTGTGTCCGCTGACCTTGCCGCCTTGTCGGCCGATGAGGGCAAGGCGGGTGATCCGGTTGACGAGCTCGCAGCCCGTCGCGCTGCTCGGGGAGGCGCGACCGCGCGTCTTGGTCGAGCCACAGGGGGCCAGGGCTAACTCGTGGGAGGACGTTGCTGACCTGTCGGCTACGGCGGGCATCGTCCTGGACGGCTGGCAGGAGACCATCCTGCGGGCCTCGATGGGTGAGCGTCGGGACGCGACATGGGCGGCCAAGCGCGTCGGTGTGACGGTCCCTCGCCAGAACGGCAAGTCGCAGCTGCTCGTCTCGAGGGCGCTCGCAGGCGCTCTGCTGTTCGGTGAGAAGAAAATCGTCATCTCTGCGCACCAGCAGGACACGGCGCGTGAGGCGTTCTCGAAGCTCATGGAGATCGTCGAGGCCGACGCGAACGGGTGGCTGCGCGAGCGCGTGAAGTCGGTCATGAACGCGCTAAACCGCGAGTCGATCAAGTTCACGAACGGCGCGACGATCCAGTTCAAGGCTCGCTCAGGCGCTGGGGGCAAGGGCTTCTCGTCCGACTGCCTCATGCTCGACGAGGCGCAGATCCTCGGGTCGCGCGCCTGGACGTCAATCAACTCGACGATGTCGGCGATGCCAAACCCGCAGGTGTGGCTCCTTGGGACGGCTCCACAGGACGAGGACGACTCGACGGTGTTCGAGTCGGTCCGTGCGGCGGCGATCGAGGGGAAGTCGTCGTCTGCCGCCTGGTGCGAGTGGGGCGCGGACGTCACGTCGCCCGAGTACGCGGCTGCGCGGGCGGATCTCGCGGCACGGCGCTGGTCGTCGGCGGTGGAGTACCTGTGCTGGTCGGCGAACCCGGCGTGGAACGCGCGCATGAACGTCGATGTCGTGACCGGTGAGTGCGAGACCTACGCCCCAGAGCGCTTCGCTCAGGACCGCCTGGGGATCTGGTCCGCCACCGGTGGCGGGACGCGTGCCATCAGCGCTGACCTGTGGCGAGACCGTGAGGTCGGGGCCGCGCCGGTCGGGACGATCTCGTACGGCGTGGCGTTCAGCATGGACGGCACCCGGGTCTCACTCGCTGGCGCTCGGAAGCACGACGGCGGTGTGCACGGCGAGCTCATCGACGCGATGACCGGCCCGCTCGAGGCGGAATCGCGGCGCTGGCTGACTGGCTGGCCGGCTGCTGGCGGGACACGGCGCAGATCGTGATCTCGGGCGCTGCTGGTGCGGCGACGCTGAAGCAGGCGCTGCGGGAGCGGGGCGTGCCGGAGAAGGTGCTGCGCATCGCGTCGACGGGCGACTACACGGCCTCCTGCGCGATGCTGCACGACGCCATCAGGGACGAGACGTTCACGCACCTGGCGCACGAGGGCCAGGCCGTGCTCGATGACTCGGTCGCGGTGAGTGACATGAAGCGGCGGGGGACGTCGGGGGCGTGGGGCTGGGAGGCCACCATTCCTGACGGTGACGAGACCCCGCTCGAGGCAGTCAGCCTCGCGGTGTGGGGTGCGAAGACGACGAGGCG
It includes:
- a CDS encoding terminase large subunit domain-containing protein, whose translation is MVEPQGARANSWEDVADLSATAGIVLDGWQETILRASMGERRDATWAAKRVGVTVPRQNGKSQLLVSRALAGALLFGEKKIVISAHQQDTAREAFSKLMEIVEADANGWLRERVKSVMNALNRESIKFTNGATIQFKARSGAGGKGFSSDCLMLDEAQILGSRAWTSINSTMSAMPNPQVWLLGTAPQDEDDSTVFESVRAAAIEGKSSSAAWCEWGADVTSPEYAAARADLAARRWSSAVEYLCWSANPAWNARMNVDVVTGECETYAPERFAQDRLGIWSATGGGTRAISADLWRDREVGAAPVGTISYGVAFSMDGTRVSLAGARKHDGGVHGELIDAMTGPLEAESRRWLTGWPAAGGTRRRS